The window GCCCATTCACGCCGCCGCGGCCGCCGGGCATGTCGAGGCCGTTGCCGCGCTGATCCAGCATGGCGCGGTGCTGCACCACCAGGGCCGCGACGGCATGACGCCTCTGCACCTGGCGGCGGCGGGCGGGCATGAGGGGGTGGTGCAGGTCCTGCTGGACCGCCGTTGCGACATTGACCTGCGCGACCTGCAGCACATGACGCCGCTGCACATCGCCGCGCGGGAGGGGCAGCTTGGTGTGGTGGAGATGCTGCTCGACAACGGCGCCGACATTGACGCCGAGGACACCAACGGTCAGACGCCGGTGCAGGTGGCGGTGAAGGCCGGACAGCTTGAGGCCGTGCAGTACCTGCTCGACATGGGCGCGAACCTCGAACAGGTGGACCAGCGCGGCCAGACGCTGCTGCACACCGCAGTCCGGCAGGGCTCGACGGACATGATGCGGCTGCTCATCAACCGGGGCATCCAGCTCAGCGTGCGCGACAACAACGAGCGCACGCCCCTGGCCGTGGCGGAGGGCGAGGCGAAGGCGCTGCTGGAGGAGTACGGGGCGAAGTGACGGCAGAGGCTCCTCACCCCTGCCCCTCTCCCGCGC is drawn from bacterium and contains these coding sequences:
- a CDS encoding ankyrin repeat domain-containing protein; the encoded protein is MSNSADQGHAYVEKMRAKGKSDTEIEQALQQAGWAAAQIAAVVGQPASLHEAAARGNVAAIHDHFKHGGDVNVRGPAGEPIHAAAAAGHVEAVAALIQHGAVLHHQGRDGMTPLHLAAAGGHEGVVQVLLDRRCDIDLRDLQHMTPLHIAAREGQLGVVEMLLDNGADIDAEDTNGQTPVQVAVKAGQLEAVQYLLDMGANLEQVDQRGQTLLHTAVRQGSTDMMRLLINRGIQLSVRDNNERTPLAVAEGEAKALLEEYGAK